The following is a genomic window from Sulfitobacter pontiacus.
ACACCGGTCAGTCGTGTAACGCCCCCAGCCGTATGCTGGTGCAGTCGGATGTCTATGACAAAGCCGTTGAAGAAGCAGGCGCTGTGGCGTCGCAGGTTACCGTTGGTCCTGCCTCCGAAGATGGGCGTCACATTGGCCCCGTGGTCAATGAATCGCAGTTCAACAAGATTCAGGACCTGATCCAGAAGGGCATCGACGAAGGCGCGCGTTTGGTTGCGGGCGGCACCGGACGTCCCGACGGGTTGAACCGCGGGTTCTTTGTCAAACCCACTGTCTTTGCAGACGTGACCCCCGACATGACCATCGCGCGCGAGGAAATCTTTGGGCCGGTTCTGTCGATCATGAAGTTCGACAGCGAAGAGCAAGCGGTCCAGATCGCCAATGACACGGTTTACGGCCTGACCAACTATGTCCAGTCGCAAGATGGCGAGCGTCGCAACCGTCTGGCGCGTCAGCTGCGGTCGGGCATGGTCGAGATGAACGGCCAAAGCCGCGCCGCAGGGTCGCCCTTTGGCGGCATGAAGCAGTCGGGCAACGGGCGCGAAGGCGGCATGTACGGGATCGAGGACTTTACCGAGATCAAGGCCGTCTCGGGTTGGGCCGCTGAATAAGCTGTCCTTCGGACACGCTGTAAAAACCAAGGCCACCCTGCGGGGTGGCCTTTTTCGTCTGCGCCCTATGGCCTTTAGAACGGTGCCTTGGCGCGGATCTTGGTCGAATGTCCGCCCTGAGGATGGTTGAACCGCAGCTCCTCTGAATGGAGCATCAGGCGCGGATACGCCAACGCGGGCCCCGTGGCGTAAAACGGATCGCCCAGAATCGGATGGCCGAGGCTCAGCATATGCACCCGCAGCTGATGGCTGCGCCCTGTCTTGGGGCTAAGGCGCACCCGCGCGGTGTCGCCTTCGTCTTTCAGCACACGCCAGTCGGTTTGTGCGGGTTTACCCGTTTCATGGCAGACCATCTGGCGCGGGCGGTTCGGCCAATCCACGATCAGCGGCAGATCGATGGTGCCGGTCTTTTCCTGCGGTACCCCCCAGACCCGCGCGACATAGGTCTTGCGCGTCATCCGCTTTTCAAACTGCAATCCCAGATGGCGCTGCGCATGAGGCGTCAGCGCAAAGATCATCACGCCCGAGGTGTCCCGATCCAGACGATGCACCAGCAGCGCGTCCGGAAATGCATCCTGCACCCGCGCGATGAGACAATCGGCCAGATGCGGCCCCTTGCCCGGCACCGACAGCAAGCCCGCGGGCTTGTCGACAAGCAGCACTTCGGCGTCTTCATGCAGGACAACCAGCGGATCTTGGGGCGGATTATATTCTGTTTCCATAAGTGTCCGTCTCAGAGTTAGGGTAGGTTTTCAACCCAATCTGTACCAAAGGACCCGGAATGCATCCTACTATTACCAAGATGATTGATGTTGTCGCCAAGGGGGATTCGGAAAAGATCGCCCCGCTGCTGGCGGAAGACGTCACCTTCATGCCGCCGACATATTACAAGACCTGGACCGGCCGCGCGCCTGTGGCAGCGGTCCTGGGACACGTCGGCAATGTCTTTAGCGATTTCAAATACCGCCGGATCATGGGGGAAGGGACAGATTGGGCGCTGGAGTTCCAGTGCAAGATCGGGGATCTGGATGCCGTTGGCGTCGATCTGATCACCTTGGGTGACGACGGTCTGATCGCCAAATTCGAGGTGGTGATGCGCCCCTATAAATCCATCGGTGCCCTCCGCGAGGCGATGAACGCACGGGTGATGAAAGACCCCAGCTTCCTCGCCTTCAAGGACGCGCTGTCCTGAGCTTGTGATATAGGGACCGAGGGGCGCGACATGTCTGCGCCCCTCCTATCCCCTTGTCACGCCGGTTTGTGCCGCATCTGCCGAAACAGCGAGATCGAATAGATCACCAGCGCCCCCCAGATCAGCGGAAAGGCAATCATGCGCGCGCGCCCAAAGGGTTCGTCAAAGACCAGCACAGCGCAAAGGAAGATCATCGTCGGCGCGATATACTGCAAGATACCGATGGTCGATAGCCGCAGCCGCTTGGCTCCGTTGGCGTAAAAGATCAACGGCACCGCCGTGACCACGCCGCAGCCCACCAGCATCCACGTATTAAACGGCACGCCCTGACCAAAGTGGTTTTGCCCCGTCATAATCAGGTAAACCAGATAAGCCAGCGCAGGGGCGAGCAGGATCAGGACCTCAAGCAGGAAACCCTGGTTCGGCCCGATCGGCAGCCGCTTTTTCGCCAGCGCATACAGCCCGAAGGTGAATGTCAGGCTCAGTGCGACCCAAGGGAAGCGACCGGAATCGAGCGTCAGGATCGCGACGGCGACGGCTGCCAGCCCGAGTGCCGCAAGCTGAAGTCTCGACAGACGCTCCCCCAGCAGCAGCGCCCCCAGCAGAATGCTGAACAACGGGTTGATGTAATAGCCCAAGGCCGCGTCCAGCGCATGACCCGAGTTCACCGCCCAGATATAGATGCCCCAGTTGACCGAGATCAGCGTCGCCGTGACACAGCCCATTGCCAGCGTGCGCGGCGACCGGAACGCCTCGCGCAGGGTGGCGGTGCGCCCCAGAAGGATCAGCACCAATGCGCCCACGGGCACTGACCAGATGACCCGATGCACGACAATCTCTGCCGCGGGAATATGGGCGATGGCCTTCATATACAGCGGCAGAAACCCCCAAAGACCGTAGGCCCCGATCGCAAAGGCAAGCCCTTGGGGCGTGTCCTCGGGCGGGGCGGGCTGGGTGTTGGAAAGGGTATCTGGGTTGCGCATATCGTGTCTCCTTGGGGTCTGCTTACGCCCGCAGGACCGCAGGGGCCAGAGGGAAAGACTGACCCAAGGGCACTTGCCCCAGAGGTGCGCGGGATCAGCCCTTGATCACCCCTTAGGCATCGGCGTATGCGCGCTGCCCAACAGCACCCCGTAGATGATAAAGCTGACCGCCATCACGCGGCGGAACCAGACGTTGAACACCGCCCCCAAGGCCGCCCGCCCCAGCCCCGCCCCAAGCGCGGTAAACCCGGTATAGCTGGCCGCGGTCAGGGTCAGCGCCGTCGGCACGATCACGATCATCTGGTCCCAGATCGGGACATCCGGCTGCACGAACTGGCTGAAGGCCGCGAGATATCCGGCGACCGATTTGGGGTTGATCGTCGCAATCGCAAAGGCACGCCAATAGACCGACGCGGCGGGGCGATCCTCCATCACCACAGGCTTGCCCGCCATGACCAGCCCGCGCACGCCCAGATAGATCAGAAACCCTGCCCCGATCATCTTGGCCACAAAGAACCCCGTGGCCGAGGCCGTCAGCAGCGCCGTCACGCCAATCGCTGACAGCGCCAGAAACAGCGAGGCCTGCGTCAGGATCGCCAGCACCCCGACCATCGCCCGCGCAAAGCCCAGGTTCATCCCGTTGCTGATACAGTTCACCGCGTTCGGCCCCGGCGTGGTGACAAACACCACCCAGAACAGGGCAAACACGAGCCAAGCGTCAAAGCTCATGACATTTCCTTTGATTGACGGGCAGGATCACCGGCCTAGGCGTTTGCGAAAACAGATTTCAGAATCGCGGCGAGTTCATCGGCGTCGGTCTGGTCAAACGCGGCGGGCTGGTTGCTGTCGATATCAAAGACACCCAGCAGCTCTCCGGCGCCGTTCCAGACGGGCAGGACCAGTTCAGACCGCGTGGAGGACGCGCAGGCGATGTGGCCCGGAAAGGCATCCACATCCGCAACCAGCTGCGTTTCGCCCGTGCGCGCGGCAGCACCGCAAACGCCACGCGCGAAGGGGATCACCAGACAGCCATGCCCGCCCTGATAGGGCCCGATCTTAAGCAGCTCTGGCGCGGTCACACGGTAGAACCCCGTCCAGTCAAAGCGGTCGTCGGCGTGGTGCACCTCGCAAGTGACGGTGGCCATCAGCGCCACGCTGTCGGTTTCGCCGTCGGTCAAAGCGTGGAGGGTTTTGGAGAGGGTAGGATAGTCAACGCGCATAAAATTGCCTTTTGTTACTGTCGGACCGGGGGGCTGTCTGCCCCCCGACCCCCGAGGATTTAGTCCATTTGGAAAATCAGGGGCGTTCGATCGCAATCGCGGTGCC
Proteins encoded in this region:
- a CDS encoding RluA family pseudouridine synthase — protein: METEYNPPQDPLVVLHEDAEVLLVDKPAGLLSVPGKGPHLADCLIARVQDAFPDALLVHRLDRDTSGVMIFALTPHAQRHLGLQFEKRMTRKTYVARVWGVPQEKTGTIDLPLIVDWPNRPRQMVCHETGKPAQTDWRVLKDEGDTARVRLSPKTGRSHQLRVHMLSLGHPILGDPFYATGPALAYPRLMLHSEELRFNHPQGGHSTKIRAKAPF
- a CDS encoding nuclear transport factor 2 family protein: MHPTITKMIDVVAKGDSEKIAPLLAEDVTFMPPTYYKTWTGRAPVAAVLGHVGNVFSDFKYRRIMGEGTDWALEFQCKIGDLDAVGVDLITLGDDGLIAKFEVVMRPYKSIGALREAMNARVMKDPSFLAFKDALS
- the rarD gene encoding EamA family transporter RarD gives rise to the protein MRNPDTLSNTQPAPPEDTPQGLAFAIGAYGLWGFLPLYMKAIAHIPAAEIVVHRVIWSVPVGALVLILLGRTATLREAFRSPRTLAMGCVTATLISVNWGIYIWAVNSGHALDAALGYYINPLFSILLGALLLGERLSRLQLAALGLAAVAVAILTLDSGRFPWVALSLTFTFGLYALAKKRLPIGPNQGFLLEVLILLAPALAYLVYLIMTGQNHFGQGVPFNTWMLVGCGVVTAVPLIFYANGAKRLRLSTIGILQYIAPTMIFLCAVLVFDEPFGRARMIAFPLIWGALVIYSISLFRQMRHKPA
- a CDS encoding LysE family translocator, whose amino-acid sequence is MSFDAWLVFALFWVVFVTTPGPNAVNCISNGMNLGFARAMVGVLAILTQASLFLALSAIGVTALLTASATGFFVAKMIGAGFLIYLGVRGLVMAGKPVVMEDRPAASVYWRAFAIATINPKSVAGYLAAFSQFVQPDVPIWDQMIVIVPTALTLTAASYTGFTALGAGLGRAALGAVFNVWFRRVMAVSFIIYGVLLGSAHTPMPKG
- a CDS encoding GAF domain-containing protein, with amino-acid sequence MRVDYPTLSKTLHALTDGETDSVALMATVTCEVHHADDRFDWTGFYRVTAPELLKIGPYQGGHGCLVIPFARGVCGAAARTGETQLVADVDAFPGHIACASSTRSELVLPVWNGAGELLGVFDIDSNQPAAFDQTDADELAAILKSVFANA